The following proteins are encoded in a genomic region of Salvelinus sp. IW2-2015 unplaced genomic scaffold, ASM291031v2 Un_scaffold2607, whole genome shotgun sequence:
- the LOC112074374 gene encoding transmembrane protein 121 — protein sequence MVLPQPDKRHVCLTTMVIMTSMAFMDAYLVEQNQGPRKIGVCIIVLVGDICFLIVLRYVAVWVGAEVKTAKRGYAMILWFLYIFVLEIKLYFVFQNYKADRKSLETVARKALTLLLSVCVPGLYLVLVALDSMEYVRTFRKKEDMRGRLFWVALDLLDVLDIQANLWEPQRTGLPIWAEGLMFFYCYILLLILPCVSLSEISVQGEHVSPQKMMLYPVLSLVTINIVTILIRGVNMVLFQDSRVSTIFIGKNVVAIATKACTFLEYRRQVKEFPPQDPSMAGIALELQQGNSVGHSHGHNQTLPNATTSLPDEPSPTEVIDT from the exons ATGGTGTTGCCGCAGCCAGACAAGCGCCATGTGTGCCTGACCACAATGGTGATCATGACCAGCATGGCCTTTATGGATGCCTACCTAGTAGAGCAGAACCAAGGGCCCAGGAAG ATCGGGGTGTGCATCATCGTGCTGGTGGGAGACATCTGCTTCCTCATCGTGCTGCGCTATGTTGCGGTTTGGGTCGGGGCCGAGGTGAAAACTGCCAAGCGTGGCTACGCCATGATCCTCTGGTTCCTCTACATCTTCGTCCTGGAGATCAAACTCTACTTCGTCTTCCAG AACTACAAGGCGGACAGAAAGAGCCTGGAGACGGTGGCCCGCAAGGCTCTAACCTTACTCCTCTCTGTGTGCGTCCCGGGGCTGTACCTGGTCCTTGTTGCTCTGGACAGCATGGAGTACGTGAGAACCTTCCGGAAGAAGGAGGACATGCGGGGGAGGCTGTTCTGGGTGGCCCTGGACCTGCTGGATGTTCTGGACATCCAGGCCAACCTGTGGGAGCCCCAGCGGACCGGCCTGCCCATCTGGGCCGAGGGACTGATGTTCTTCTACTGCTACATCCTGCTCCTCATCCTGCCCTGCGTCTCCCTGTCTGAGATCAGTGTCCAGGGGGAGCACGTCTCMCCCCAGAAGATGATGCTGTACCCTGTTCTTAGTCTTGTTACCATAAACATAGTGACGATCTTGATCCGTGGGGTCAACATGGTGTTGTTCCAGGATAGTAGGGTTTCCACAATCTTCATAGGGAAGAACGTGGTGGCCATAGCCACGAAGGCCTGTACATTTCTGGAGTACAGGAGGCAGGTGAAGGAGTTCCCTCCACAGGACCCTAGCATGGCAGGTATAGCATTAGAGCTGCAGCAAGGGAACTCTGTGGGTCACAGCCACGGGCACAACCAGACCCTGCCCAATGCCACCACTAGCCTCCCCGACGAACCCTCACCGACCGAGGTCATAGACACATGA